GAAGAATTTTGTTTCGATCACTATTTTATTTCGAAAAGATTCTACGGCCTCAGCGTAACACCATTATCAAAAAGCTTTTCGAATAATATTGATCATCTCTGGCCGGTAAGGTATAGTGGTTTGATAGGTGCGTGGCATATTTTGCACACCAAGGCCAATGCTGGATACTTCCAATGTACCACCCAATTTACGTTTCCCCATTTTTTGGTTCGACAAACTGGTTTGATTATTTTTCTGATTTATTATTTGAGCACCGGCTGTTGAGGCCAATAAAGTTCCTCCTGCTAATGCAAGCCCATTTTTAAAAAGCTTTCTACGGTTCATGACTTATTTTTTTTGATTTTCAATTGATCCAAAATTCCCGATTCCTTTATAAAAAATTAAAATTTTATTACTTCATTTTAACCGGCCTCATCAACTTTGAGAAGGTCAGTGACCCCATCTTCCATTTGCCATTCTCCTTGATATATACCTCAGTCACCATAAAAGGATTGACAACTTCGTTTCCACCCCACCACCGCGAATAAGTCGATATCGTTCAACAGGATGGCTGTATTATCGAACATGTTCACTATAACTGAGTACACTTCGGCTTGCTTGTACCATATGCCTCCACTTTTGATCACATTGATCTCCTGTTGCTTTCCCCAGCTTCCACCCATGTGTACAAACATGGATTTTTCATGAAAAGTATTGTCAGTGAATCTCCATTTTTATCTGCCATCCATTGCCATTTTTGTTGGAGAGGTTGATGATTTCCTGTTGTGCAGAAGTATTAACATTGGCAGTTTTGATTGTCTCTGTTGGTGGCTGCTGTGCGTAGGACGATTGTACACTTATTATTACTAAAAACAGTCCGAGCATTTTTTCTTTCATATAATTTGTATTTACAGGTTTACATCGAAATTTTTAATTTGATTAAATATCAACTTTTACTTCTCCCAGCCATTTTACCATTGCCGGATCACGATGATCAAAAAAGCTGCTTGTTTTAGTGTCGAGTGTTTTAACAGCTTCCATATCATCTGCACTCAATTCAAAATCAAAAACATTGAAGTTCTCCACCATTCTTTCTTTACGAACTGATTTTGGAATGGCAACAACACCTCTTTGTACAAGCCAGCGCAGAATAACCTGTGCAACCGATTTGTTGTATTGATCAGCGATTGAAACGAGTAACTCATCAGAGAAGATATTGTTTTTCCCTTCTGCAAATGGTCCCCATGATTCTATCTGAACTTTATTTTCCTCTAAGAATTTTTGTGTTTCAATTTGCTGGTTGAACGGATGTGTTTCAATCTGTTAACAGCGGGCACAATTTCATTGTGAACAATTAAGTCAATCAATCTGTCAGGATGAAAATTGCTTACACCAATTGCCCGAACCTTTCCTTCTCTGTACAGATCCTGCATAGCCCGCCATGTACCATACACATCACCAAATGGTTGATGCATAGGAATAAATCGAGATAGTCAGTTTGTAATTGTTTTAAAGAATTCTCCAAAACGACTTTTTGTGCCTCTTCATAACCGTTTGATTGTATCCACACTTTGGTTGTAATAAACAAATCTTCTCTTGCCACAGCACTTCGTTTTATCGCTTTGCCTACCGCCTCTTCATTTCCATAAGAAGCAGCCGTATCAATCAACCGGTATCCTGTTTCAATTGCATCAACTACACTTCTTTCACATTCTGCTAAATCTGTTACCTGGAAAACGCCAAATCCCAAAACCGGCATCTCTACTCCATTGTTCAATTTTATTTTTTCCATTTTTTGTTATTGTATCGCAAAGGTCTTCGCATTTTTTTGCCTGTTTGGTATACAGATTACGGATTTAACTACCAATTTCACTGATATTGCAACCTCCTCCACCGACCGTCTTATGGAATGCTTAAATTTGTATCACACAAAAAATGCAGCTATGCAACAGACGTACAGGTTTGATACCGTAAGCAGCTACAATGCACTGAACAACCAGGAAACATTGCATCCTTTGGTAAGTGTAATTGATTTTTCAAAAGCAAAACCCCGGTCGTGGGAACTATGGTCTTTACTGTATTTTTTGAAAGAAATAAAATGCGGTGACTTAAAATACGGTTGCAATTACTACGATTACCAGGAAGGCACTTTGGTTTTTGTTTCGCCTGGCCAAGTGTTGGAATTTGAAACTGATGGAAAAGTTTATCAACCAAAGGGACATGCCTTAGTGTTTCATCCTGATTTAATTCATGGCACTTCACTTGGAAAGCATATTCAGGATTTTAGTTTCTTCGGCTATCAGTCGAATGAAGCACTTCATTTATCAGAACGTGAAAGACAAATCATTATGGACTGCTTTTCAAAATTGAATTTGAATTACAACAGTCTGTTGACAAGCACAGCAAGAAACTGATCGTCTCAAATATTGAATTATTCCTGAATTACTGCGTTCGTTTTTATGACCGCCAGTTTATTACCCGTGATAATGTGCACAAAGGAATTTTAGAACGCTTTGAAAATTTGCTGAACGATTTTTACCGGTCAGAAAAACCACAAACAATCGGTTTGCCTTCGGTAGCATATTGTGCAGGTGAATTAAATTTATCCGCCAATTATTTTGGCGACCTCATTAAAAAGAAACAGGCAAAACAGCGCAGGAATATATCCAGTCAAAAGTGATTGATGTGGCAAAAGAAAAAATATTTGACCAAAAGCAAATCGGTAAGTGAAATAGCTTACGAGTTAGGCTTTAAATATCCCCAACATTTTACACGCCTCTTTAAGCAACGGGTTGGACAATCGCCGAATGAATACAGAATGTTGAATTAAGTTATTGTTTTTTTGTCCTTCCGACGAGGGCGTCTGACCTGGCGTACTTTCTTCTATCCCCCAATTCCAATCATACTTCTGTTATGAATGCTTTCTGCATTGATGTGTTCAAAGTCGGCAGTGAATTGTCCGCCAAGCTCTTTTGCTTTTGCTGCAATATTTTGCTCGATGAGTTGTGTTACATCTTGCCCGCTTCGTAAAGCAGTTAGCAGATCCATTTCCTTTTCAGCAAACAAGCAGTTTTTCATTTTACCATCTGCTGTTAAGCGCATGCGGTTGCAACTGCTGCAAAAAGGCGCACTCATGGTACTGATAACAGAAAATGTTCCGGCATGACCGGGAACGATATACCCCTTCGCTGTATCATGCTCTTCATTCTTTAACGGGAGAAAAGAATATTGCTGCTCTACAACTTGCAATATCTCTTGCCAGGTGAATACCTGGTTGCTTGTCCATTGGTTACCGCTGAAAGGCATAAACTCAATAAAGCGGACATGCACAGGTGTATCTTTTGTCCATGCAATAAAATCGTTGATCTCACCATCGTTCAAACCTTTCATCACCACAGCATTTACCTTTACATGAAAGTTGCGGTTGATGAGCAGCTGAATATTATCATACACTTTGAAAAACTGATCTCTTCTTGTAAGATGCTGAAAAGTAGCAGCCTGCAATGTATCAAGACTTACATTGAGTGAACGCACACCTGCTTCTTTCAGCACATCAACAAACTCATGCAGTCTTGTGCCGTTAGTTGTGAGTGTGAGTTTAACAGGCAATTTTGATAACCGAAGAATAATATCTGCCGCATCTTTCCTTACCAATGGCTCACCACCTGTTAAACGGATCTTATTTACACCCAGTTGTACAAATGTTTTTGCCAGCGATTCAATTTCATCTGCCTGCATTAGATTTGCCTGTTTCGTAAATTCATACTCCTCTTCAGGCATGCAGTAGAAACAACGAAGGTTACAGTTATCGGTTAACGATATCCGTAAATAATTATGTACACTGTTATATTGATCAATCAGCATATTGTTCTTTTTATAAGAGATGATCAGGCATTCAAATGCAGTGACGCTTTTGTTTGCACAACTTTCAACTCATCTCCCACCTGAATCACACCTTCTTTTTTGTATAAAATATTTTGTCCGAAATATACGTTGTTATTTGCTGCCCTGTATGTTGATAATGTTTTCAGCGGCTCTTTTGCTGTAATGCCCGTTTCCTGGTCGGTGGTTGTGGTTACACATCTTGCACAGGGTTTCACAGCATAAAAATCAGTTCCACTGATCTGAAAATGTTTCATGGTATCTTCTTCAAACGCCTCTCCACCTGTGAAAACAATATTGGGACGAAAGCGGTTCATTGGTACTGGCTTTTCCAACCTGCTGTTCAAATCATCCAGCGATGCCTGACCTATCATTAGCACAGGAAACGCATCAGAGAAACCGTTAATATCATCATTCAATGCATACTCAGCATTCACTTTTCGTTTGGTGGCATCGGGCATATACACCAGTTTGCAAACATGATTCAACTTTTGAGAAAACCATTGATTTGCCTTATCACTCATTTGCATTGCATCACATACATCATCCCATACCTGCACTTTTATCATTTCATTTCCGGCTGGGTACAAGTTAAGACTGATCTTATCTGTTTCATTGCCCTTTTCATAAACGGTTAATTCATTTGCATGAATGGCTGTACGCAACAACGCCATTTGAGGATATACCCGTTGTGTCATAAACCGGTTTTCTTCATCCACCAGCATCCAGCGGCGGTCGTGCTCAAAACCCCTGTCTGTTAACCGGGCATTTGTAAGCTCAATTCCGCCTAAGGACTTAATGGGGTAAACATATAAATGAGTGACTGTAAGCATCCATGAAATTACTGTATTTGCAAATGCTGCCCCATTTCACTTTTGCACAAAGAATAATTTTTACCCGGATAAAATAACAGTAATTTTATAGTGCCTTTTATCCTTAACAATCAATTAGAAAAAATGAAACCCGTTATTACCATTGAATACTGTCCCAAATGCCACTGGCTTTTAAGATCGGCATATATGGCGCAGGAATTACTTACCACATTTGAAAATGAACTGAAAGGAGTAACACTTCAACCAAGCGAGGTAAGCGGCGACTTTCATATTTCTATTGATGGCAAGGAAATCTTTAACCGGAAAACCTATGGTGGTTTTCCCGAAATAAAAGAACTGAAACAACTCGTAAGAGATCATGTAAGCCCGGGGAAAAGTTTAGGTCATGCTGATACCAAACCTCATCATCAAAGTTCCCTTTAACTGCAATGACAGGAATTATTTTATGTGGCGGACAAAGCTCCCGGATGGGCAGCGACAAAGGCCTGTTGAAACTGGAAGCAAAAACATGGGCACAAACGGCTGTTGATAAACTCAGCACATTAAATATTCCTGTAAAACTATCTGTTAACAGGCAACAGCACAATGATTATGCAGAAGTATTTACTGCCGGTGATTTAGTTGTTGATGCTGCTTCACTTCAACTGCATGGACCTTTGCTCGGTGTATTAAGCAGTCACCTCCAATATCCCGGTGAAGATTTATTTGTATTTGCCTGCGATATGCCGCTGATAGAACCAGCTTTACTCAAAGAACTTTATACACATTACGAACAAAATCCGGATCATGATGCATTTGTATTTATGAATGATCATGAACCGGAACCTTTATGTGCTGTTTATACGGCAAGAGGATTATCAACTATTTTCGAAATGTTACAAAGCGGCCATTTAACAAAACACAGCATGAAGTTTATGCTCGATCATCTTTCTGTGTTTACTGTTCCATTAAAAGAGGAACAGAAAAAACAATTCCGCAATTTTAATGCGCACGCCGAATTAAACGGGTTGTAAACCCAATGTTGATTTTTCAATTTTTACAAAGGCTTCTTTTTCCGCTTCACACAAAGAACAGGAATAATCATCTGGCAACAATTCAAAATTTACTCCTGCAGGAATATTATTTTCTGGCTCACCAATTGTTTCATCATAAACTGTGAGGCAGTGCCTGCACTGATGTACATAAACGGCAACAGCATTCTTTTCTGTTTCTTTTTTACCGGAATAACTTTTTGAGCAGCTTTCGTTTTGCCTGCACGGTTCTGCTGAAAAGCAAGAATAGAACGGTGCAATTGTTCCGCCAATAAAAACTTTGGATTATTTCTGCTGAAAACAGAACCTGTGCGTTCGTTGGGATTAAAATCTTCTGCACAAAGAATATCATATACATGAAAGAAGCCCCAGCCGAATATTTTCAATAACGGTTTTCGTTTCACCAATATACTGCTGAACACTTCACTCTTTACTCTTGTTTTGATTCCTATACAGATACCAAAGGTTCGGGTATCTTCATTGTTAAACTGTTTAACAAGATAATTCTTCAACTGCAACCCTTCCCTGCAATTATCTTCTACCTGGAAATTTAATTCATTGGCCGCATGCCTCATATTCAGCTGATACTTTTCCAGCAAACTGCTCCATTTCGCTTTATCGTTTTCATCAATTCCTTTTACAATAATACTTTTCCACGGAGTAGAGCATAACTGACCAATCTTTGTTTCAAGGCAAAGCAGACTTAACTCTTTCAGGTAATCGACATTAAACAATTCATCTCTGCGATACACACCCAGCCAGTATTTATTGTTGTTATACCTGTTTAATCCTTCGTAATAAGGCAGATTGAAGAAAGGGAGCTGCAGATTTTTATCAGCAGGCTTGGTAATGTAACGGTCGCTGTGTAAAAGTTTCACCAGGTCTTCGCCCCTTGCATCCTTGTTATCATAAAACATCGGACGGCTTTCCAGTATGAGCTGTTCAATTTCTTTTGAAACATTTGCCACATCATTGGTGTACACCATTTCCGACCATTCATAAATGGTATTGGTTTTTGGAAAGCGGATAAACAGGTGCCAGAAGTGCAGCGAATCATTAGATGCGACCCAGTTGATATTACCGGTAAGCATAGGTGTAAAACTCTGATTATTGTCAGACACATTAATCTTAAGCTGTGGCTGGTAATCCATGCCATCGAAAATATCTTTGTACACACCTTCACTCAGCCAGGTATTGTTGATAAAGATTTCTTCAGCTGGATAAGAACTTACAATATTCGGAAATTGCTCATAGCCTGCTTCATACTTCATACCAATGGCATCAAGTTCAGTCAACAGAACAGACCTGCTTTCATCACTTACAGTAATGATCAATTGCTGACGCAAACCAAAACTCACATAGCGGATTCCTGCCCTGGTTGATGCAACCAATATATTGTACAGATCACCGGGCGATATAATTCCACCACGAAAATTGATCATTATCGTTGAACTGCTTTTCATTTTTCTACCAGTACTTTTTCTGTTGTATTTTTTGATAACCAGTTTTCAAGAATCGTTTTAACTTCAGGTCTGCAACTGCCACAACCCATTCCTGCTCCTGTTAACTGGCATAACTGTAAATGGTCTTTGCAGCCTTCTTTAATTTTATTGGTAAGGTTTCCCTCTCCTACATTATTACAACTGCAAATTAATTTTCCAATAACGGGCTCTGCTGATTTACCGCTACG
This portion of the Chitinophagaceae bacterium genome encodes:
- the moaA gene encoding GTP 3',8-cyclase MoaA, which encodes MLIDQYNSVHNYLRISLTDNCNLRCFYCMPEEEYEFTKQANLMQADEIESLAKTFVQLGVNKIRLTGGEPLVRKDAADIILRLSKLPVKLTLTTNGTRLHEFVDVLKEAGVRSLNVSLDTLQAATFQHLTRRDQFFKVYDNIQLLINRNFHVKVNAVVMKGLNDGEINDFIAWTKDTPVHVRFIEFMPFSGNQWTSNQVFTWQEILQVVEQQYSFLPLKNEEHDTAKGYIVPGHAGTFSVISTMSAPFCSSCNRMRLTADGKMKNCLFAEKEMDLLTALRSGQDVTQLIEQNIAAKAKELGGQFTADFEHINAESIHNRSMIGIGG
- a CDS encoding SelT/SelW/SelH family protein, which encodes MKPVITIEYCPKCHWLLRSAYMAQELLTTFENELKGVTLQPSEVSGDFHISIDGKEIFNRKTYGGFPEIKELKQLVRDHVSPGKSLGHADTKPHHQSSL
- a CDS encoding rubredoxin, which encodes MAPFYSCFSAEPCRQNESCSKSYSGKKETEKNAVAVYVHQCRHCLTVYDETIGEPENNIPAGVNFELLPDDYSCSLCEAEKEAFVKIEKSTLGLQPV
- a CDS encoding molybdenum cofactor guanylyltransferase; translated protein: MTGIILCGGQSSRMGSDKGLLKLEAKTWAQTAVDKLSTLNIPVKLSVNRQQHNDYAEVFTAGDLVVDAASLQLHGPLLGVLSSHLQYPGEDLFVFACDMPLIEPALLKELYTHYEQNPDHDAFVFMNDHEPEPLCAVYTARGLSTIFEMLQSGHLTKHSMKFMLDHLSVFTVPLKEEQKKQFRNFNAHAELNGL
- a CDS encoding MOSC domain-containing protein, producing the protein MLTVTHLYVYPIKSLGGIELTNARLTDRGFEHDRRWMLVDEENRFMTQRVYPQMALLRTAIHANELTVYEKGNETDKISLNLYPAGNEMIKVQVWDDVCDAMQMSDKANQWFSQKLNHVCKLVYMPDATKRKVNAEYALNDDINGFSDAFPVLMIGQASLDDLNSRLEKPVPMNRFRPNIVFTGGEAFEEDTMKHFQISGTDFYAVKPCARCVTTTTDQETGITAKEPLKTLSTYRAANNNVYFGQNILYKKEGVIQVGDELKVVQTKASLHLNA